In Calothrix sp. PCC 7507, one DNA window encodes the following:
- a CDS encoding shikimate dehydrogenase, whose translation MTKPLITGKTKILGVIGHPVEHSLSPLMHNAALAQMVEDIAQLGLDYVYLPFPIEPQNLAVAIAGFAAVGVVGFNVTIPHKQAIIPLLSEISPLAQSVGAVNTVTRQNNQWVGTNTDVEGFIVPLQTTYHQDWSQKIAVILGNGGAARAVVAGCHQLGFAEIHIVGRNHEKLTAFRNSWSNSPLNENLQVHEWLELPKLIPQADLLVNTTPIGMYPKINDSPLSAEEMSSLSPNAIAYDLIYIPQPTQFLQQAQKQGAITIDGLEMLVQQGVAALKIWLQREAIPVDVMRQALRKHLGLDM comes from the coding sequence ATGACAAAACCATTAATTACAGGCAAGACTAAGATTTTAGGGGTGATTGGGCATCCGGTGGAACATTCACTGTCGCCATTGATGCATAATGCAGCGTTAGCGCAGATGGTAGAAGACATCGCCCAACTGGGACTAGACTATGTTTATCTCCCTTTTCCTATAGAACCACAGAATTTAGCAGTAGCGATCGCAGGTTTTGCTGCTGTTGGAGTTGTCGGCTTTAATGTGACAATCCCTCACAAGCAAGCAATTATACCCCTACTCTCAGAAATTTCACCACTTGCTCAATCTGTAGGGGCTGTTAACACTGTTACTCGCCAAAATAATCAATGGGTAGGGACAAACACGGATGTAGAAGGATTTATCGTCCCTTTGCAAACAACATATCACCAAGATTGGAGTCAGAAGATAGCAGTAATTTTAGGTAATGGCGGTGCTGCGAGAGCAGTTGTAGCCGGTTGTCATCAGTTGGGTTTTGCAGAAATTCATATTGTGGGGCGCAACCACGAGAAATTAACAGCATTCCGCAATAGTTGGAGTAATTCGCCACTAAATGAGAATTTGCAAGTCCATGAATGGCTAGAACTCCCCAAACTGATTCCCCAAGCAGACCTACTCGTAAACACAACCCCGATAGGGATGTATCCCAAAATTAATGATTCACCTTTGAGTGCAGAGGAGATGTCAAGCTTATCACCGAATGCGATCGCCTACGATTTAATCTATATTCCTCAGCCAACGCAATTTCTCCAACAAGCACAAAAACAAGGTGCAATTACAATTGATGGCTTGGAAATGCTAGTCCAACAAGGAGTAGCTGCTTTAAAAATCTGGTTGCAAAGGGAGGCTATACCTGTAGATGTTATGCGTCAGGCGCTGCGAAAACATCTAGGTTTAGACATGTAA
- a CDS encoding alpha/beta fold hydrolase: protein MQATTASSTTSLPGQYWQWRGHNVYYVRAGEKQPQRPPLLLVHGFGASTDHWRKNITGLNQDFEVFAIDLLGFGRSAKPKLQYSGDLWRDQLNDFISEVIGQKTVLAGNSLGGYASLCVAAQHPDSTAGLVLLNSAGPFSTPQPTSEPEALQSQIQPPKESSGLQKLLGNSVKWMFQQPLAQFLLFQYVRQRWVIRQTLEKVYLDKSAITDQLVEEIYRPAYDAGALDVFVSVFSTPQGEKVDVLLRQLTCSLLLLWGEADPWMNCRERSQKFRQYYPELKEYFLTAGHCPHDEVPNQVNSLLRDWVLSIN from the coding sequence ATGCAGGCAACTACCGCCTCCTCTACAACCTCGCTTCCTGGTCAATATTGGCAGTGGCGAGGGCATAATGTTTACTATGTACGAGCCGGAGAGAAACAACCGCAACGTCCACCCTTGTTGTTGGTGCATGGCTTTGGAGCTTCTACAGACCACTGGCGCAAGAATATCACAGGACTAAATCAGGATTTCGAGGTATTTGCGATCGATTTATTAGGGTTTGGACGCTCCGCCAAGCCTAAGCTACAGTATAGCGGCGACTTATGGCGTGACCAACTCAATGATTTTATCAGTGAGGTGATTGGTCAAAAAACAGTATTAGCAGGTAACTCCCTTGGTGGCTATGCTTCCTTATGTGTTGCTGCACAACATCCTGATAGCACAGCGGGTTTAGTTTTGCTTAATAGTGCGGGACCTTTTAGCACTCCACAACCGACATCAGAACCGGAAGCTTTACAATCACAAATTCAGCCTCCCAAAGAATCCTCTGGATTACAGAAGCTACTGGGTAATAGTGTTAAGTGGATGTTTCAACAACCTTTAGCCCAATTTCTCTTATTTCAATATGTGCGACAACGTTGGGTGATTCGCCAAACCCTAGAAAAAGTTTATCTTGACAAGAGCGCAATTACAGACCAGTTAGTAGAAGAAATTTATCGTCCTGCTTACGACGCTGGTGCTTTAGATGTGTTTGTTTCAGTTTTTAGCACTCCTCAAGGAGAAAAAGTTGATGTGCTATTGAGGCAATTAACTTGTTCCTTATTACTATTATGGGGTGAAGCTGATCCTTGGATGAATTGTCGGGAACGTTCCCAAAAGTTCCGGCAATATTATCCGGAACTAAAAGAATATTTTCTCACGGCGGGTCATTGTCCCCACGATGAAGTACCGAATCAGGTAAACTCACTTTTACGTGATTGGGTATTGTCTATCAATTAG
- a CDS encoding response regulator, which yields MPIEVLLVEDNPGDALLTRIALEDSKISIHLNVVEDGVEAMAFLRKQEQYTAAAHPDIVLLDLNLPRKDGREVLAEIKADENLRRIPVVVLTTSHAEEDVLKAYNLCANCYITKPVDFDQFVKIVRSIENFWFAIVKLPPE from the coding sequence ATGCCTATTGAGGTTTTGTTAGTAGAAGACAATCCTGGCGATGCCCTGCTCACAAGGATCGCCCTTGAAGATAGCAAAATTTCAATTCACCTGAACGTAGTCGAAGATGGGGTAGAGGCTATGGCATTCTTGCGAAAACAAGAACAATATACCGCAGCTGCCCATCCCGATATTGTGCTGTTGGATTTGAACCTGCCTAGGAAAGATGGGCGAGAAGTATTGGCAGAAATTAAAGCCGATGAAAATCTCCGGCGAATTCCCGTTGTTGTCTTGACGACTTCCCACGCTGAAGAAGACGTGCTGAAAGCCTATAACTTATGTGCCAACTGCTACATAACTAAGCCAGTTGACTTCGATCAATTTGTGAAAATTGTGCGCTCTATAGAAAACTTTTGGTTTGCCATTGTCAAGCTGCCACCGGAGTAA
- a CDS encoding beta-propeller fold lactonase family protein, whose amino-acid sequence MTDNILNFIEFKKDGIDGVDGLAGSWSVTVSPDGKFLYAAGSKDSAVAVFKRNPDTGKLSFVEVQKDGVGGVDGLNYVTSVTVSPDGKFLYASGFGDSAVAVFKRNPDTGKLSFVEVQKNNVGGITGLFSVDYVTVSPDNKFLYTAAYNDSAVAVFQRNTDTGQLSFVEVKKNGIAGITGLGQVSSITVSPDNNFLYTTGLNDSAVAVFKRDATTGKLSFVEVKKDGVGGVDGLGGVFSATISPDGQYLYAAGYYDSAVAVFKRDKTTGKLSFVEVKKDGVGGVDGLGGAFSVTISPDGKYVYAAGRIDSAVAMFARDANTGKLSFLKVQKDGVGSVDGLADAYSVTLSPDGKYLYAAGRNDSAVAVFNTAPQNENNIAPTTLLAKLAIANTLSENETNTATLTKLDTEDIFTIKNNFEDSKAKLSVKIQSNTAQLVNQLSVFTVDDAQGTIDGIVPGAVGYTEKALQRSKVIFSPIANLPDGFNPTDLTSLLEFESGANLRFYLVRNSTTEEVLSGKTPLSDVLFLNEGVAEDDGFSLNFQDLVVKIQATNQALPLGTGLQGQQQGELIDLRGVTQSVTAEFIVNREAAYDNFVGFYAVADENGGIDTNGDGIADVLVGQAGYTEAAVSQRVAGIDLTVNNQGTATYTGTFEADSLFAPFIIANGRPDAILDSDPNNNPDVYFSFLGANTDQASHIRLLGSNTFGFEDLVNGGNQDYNDFIVRINLSVNNPTT is encoded by the coding sequence ATGACAGACAACATTCTGAATTTCATAGAATTTAAAAAAGACGGCATAGATGGTGTTGATGGACTTGCTGGTTCTTGGTCTGTAACTGTCAGCCCTGATGGCAAATTCCTTTATGCCGCTGGTTCTAAGGACTCAGCGGTAGCAGTATTTAAGCGGAATCCAGATACAGGCAAGTTGAGTTTTGTTGAAGTTCAAAAAGATGGTGTAGGGGGAGTTGATGGACTTAATTATGTCACCTCCGTCACTGTCAGCCCTGACGGTAAATTCCTCTATGCATCTGGATTTGGTGACTCAGCGGTAGCAGTATTTAAGCGGAATCCAGATACAGGCAAGTTGAGTTTTGTTGAAGTTCAAAAAAATAATGTAGGGGGTATTACTGGGCTTTTCAGCGTTGACTATGTCACCGTCAGCCCCGATAATAAATTTCTCTATACTGCTGCATATAATGACTCAGCGGTGGCAGTGTTTCAGCGGAATACAGATACAGGCCAACTAAGTTTTGTCGAAGTTAAAAAAAATGGCATAGCGGGTATCACTGGGCTGGGACAGGTCTCTTCCATCACTGTTAGTCCCGACAACAATTTCCTCTATACAACTGGATTAAATGACTCAGCAGTGGCGGTGTTTAAACGGGATGCAACCACAGGTAAGTTGAGTTTTGTCGAAGTTAAAAAAGACGGCGTAGGCGGTGTTGATGGACTTGGTGGTGTCTTCTCTGCCACCATCAGTCCCGATGGTCAATACCTCTATGCTGCTGGATATTATGACTCAGCAGTGGCGGTGTTTAAACGGGATAAAACCACAGGCAAGTTGAGTTTTGTCGAAGTTAAAAAAGATGGTGTAGGGGGTGTTGATGGGCTTGGTGGTGCGTTCTCTGTCACCATCAGCCCCGATGGTAAATATGTCTATGCAGCGGGACGCATTGACTCAGCAGTCGCGATGTTTGCACGGGATGCAAACACAGGTAAGTTGAGTTTCCTGAAAGTGCAAAAAGATGGCGTAGGCAGTGTTGACGGGCTGGCTGATGCCTACTCTGTCACCCTCAGCCCAGATGGTAAATACCTCTATGCGGCAGGACGAAATGACTCGGCGGTGGCAGTCTTTAATACCGCGCCCCAGAATGAGAATAATATTGCTCCGACTACTCTACTAGCAAAGTTGGCGATCGCTAATACTTTGTCTGAAAATGAGACTAATACAGCTACACTCACAAAGCTGGACACTGAGGACATCTTTACTATCAAAAATAACTTTGAAGATAGTAAAGCAAAACTCTCAGTTAAAATTCAAAGCAACACTGCTCAATTGGTGAATCAACTGTCTGTATTTACAGTTGATGATGCCCAAGGTACGATTGACGGTATCGTCCCTGGTGCAGTAGGCTACACAGAAAAGGCTCTCCAGCGTTCAAAGGTGATTTTCTCGCCAATTGCCAATTTGCCTGATGGTTTTAATCCTACTGACCTGACAAGCTTACTAGAGTTTGAGTCTGGGGCAAACCTCAGATTCTACTTGGTACGCAACAGCACTACTGAAGAGGTGCTGTCTGGAAAAACCCCCTTGTCTGATGTACTGTTTCTCAACGAGGGAGTTGCAGAAGATGACGGGTTCTCTCTTAACTTCCAGGATTTAGTAGTGAAAATTCAAGCCACAAATCAAGCATTACCTTTGGGTACAGGTTTACAAGGGCAGCAACAAGGTGAATTAATTGATTTACGGGGTGTGACACAATCAGTAACGGCTGAGTTCATTGTCAATAGAGAGGCTGCATACGACAACTTTGTCGGCTTCTATGCAGTAGCTGATGAGAACGGTGGTATTGATACTAATGGTGATGGTATCGCAGATGTTCTCGTTGGGCAGGCTGGTTACACCGAAGCTGCTGTGAGTCAGCGTGTTGCGGGTATTGACTTGACAGTGAATAACCAAGGTACAGCAACTTACACTGGCACTTTCGAGGCTGATTCTTTGTTTGCACCATTTATTATTGCTAATGGTAGACCCGATGCAATTCTTGATAGTGATCCCAACAACAATCCAGATGTTTACTTCTCTTTCTTAGGTGCTAACACTGATCAAGCATCTCACATTCGTTTATTGGGAAGTAACACCTTTGGTTTTGAAGACTTAGTCAATGGCGGGAACCAAGATTACAATGATTTCATTGTGCGGATTAACTTGAGTGTGAATAACCCCACTACCTGA
- a CDS encoding GAF domain-containing protein → MKHVSSNGEAARLEALHQYQILDTEPEEAYDNLARLAAFICDAPIVLVNFIDENRQWFKAKLGIDVPEMPRNVGLSYLCQEQRQVVVVPDTLADEKLAQNPVVTSYPYVRFYVGVPLITPKGDMLGTLCVIDRVPRELSQKQIESVVALSRLVIDQLELRLNVVEISRITGELMTHEQAVRTAAEVSRNRITKILERITDAFFALDREWRFTYVNSQAERVLQKTQHELLGNSIWEVFPEIIGTKSYSEFHRAIAKQMSVEFAEYYPSSDRWWEIHAYPATEGLSVYLQDITDRQCAEAELKRQNKRSQLFAQITLKIRESLQLEEILQTTVTEVQKLLQADRVLIFQLWADGSGKVVQEAVQPGWPVVLGQNILDHCFQQNYLEKYRQGRVSAIADVTDANIQGCYRKFLQQFGVKANLVVPILMRDSIWGLLIAHQCASPRQWTSFELELLQQLANQIGIALSQAQLLERETRQRQELARSNAELEQFAYVASHDLQEPLRMVTSYLQLLERRYKNQLDANADEFIGYAVDGARRMQRLISDLLNYSRVSTRGQPFVLVDCQTVLAKAIANLQVAIKESGAVITHDSLPQVRADTTQMLQVFQNFISNAIKFSREEPPKIHIGAVKRTVTPDEKHTNLNLTETEWLFSVRDNGIGLETQYAERIFVIFQRLHGRSKYPGTGIGLAICKKIIERHHGSIWVESEPGQGSIFYFTIPDKAG, encoded by the coding sequence ATGAAACATGTATCCTCTAACGGTGAAGCAGCTAGACTGGAAGCCCTCCACCAATATCAAATTCTGGACACTGAACCGGAAGAAGCTTACGACAATTTGGCTCGGTTAGCAGCCTTCATTTGTGATGCTCCCATTGTTTTGGTGAATTTCATTGACGAAAATCGTCAGTGGTTTAAGGCCAAACTAGGTATAGATGTACCAGAAATGCCCCGGAATGTGGGATTATCTTACCTGTGCCAGGAGCAACGTCAGGTTGTGGTGGTTCCTGATACGTTAGCTGATGAAAAATTGGCGCAAAATCCGGTAGTGACATCCTACCCTTATGTGCGTTTTTATGTGGGTGTGCCCTTAATTACACCCAAGGGTGATATGCTGGGAACTCTCTGTGTAATTGACAGAGTGCCACGGGAACTCAGCCAAAAACAAATAGAGTCCGTTGTCGCTTTAAGTCGCTTGGTGATTGATCAACTAGAACTGAGGCTGAATGTAGTAGAGATTTCTCGGATTACTGGGGAATTAATGACGCATGAGCAAGCAGTAAGGACGGCGGCGGAAGTATCAAGAAATCGCATTACGAAGATTCTCGAAAGAATTACTGATGCTTTTTTCGCGTTAGATCGCGAATGGCGATTCACCTACGTTAATAGTCAAGCAGAACGGGTGTTGCAGAAAACTCAGCATGAGTTATTGGGTAATAGTATTTGGGAAGTGTTTCCAGAAATAATTGGTACAAAATCCTATAGTGAGTTTCACAGGGCGATCGCCAAACAAATGAGTGTGGAATTTGCAGAATATTATCCATCAAGCGATCGCTGGTGGGAAATTCACGCCTATCCAGCCACAGAAGGATTATCTGTTTATCTGCAAGATATTACTGATCGCCAGTGTGCAGAGGCAGAATTAAAACGGCAAAATAAGCGATCGCAATTATTCGCCCAAATCACCTTAAAAATTCGGGAATCATTACAACTGGAAGAAATCCTCCAAACTACAGTTACAGAAGTGCAAAAACTTCTGCAAGCTGATCGAGTCTTGATTTTTCAACTCTGGGCTGATGGTTCGGGAAAAGTGGTGCAAGAGGCGGTACAGCCTGGTTGGCCAGTAGTTCTAGGACAAAACATTCTTGACCACTGTTTTCAGCAAAACTACTTAGAGAAATATCGTCAGGGCAGAGTCAGTGCGATCGCAGATGTTACCGATGCCAATATCCAAGGTTGTTATCGAAAATTTCTCCAGCAGTTTGGTGTCAAAGCTAACTTAGTAGTGCCCATTCTCATGCGAGATAGCATTTGGGGCTTATTGATCGCCCATCAGTGTGCCTCCCCTCGACAATGGACAAGCTTTGAGTTGGAGTTATTGCAACAGTTAGCTAACCAAATTGGCATTGCTTTATCCCAGGCACAACTGTTGGAACGTGAAACTCGCCAACGCCAAGAACTCGCCCGTTCTAACGCCGAGTTAGAACAGTTTGCTTACGTGGCTTCCCATGACTTACAGGAACCATTGCGGATGGTGACTAGTTATTTACAGCTACTAGAGCGGAGGTATAAAAATCAGCTAGATGCCAACGCCGATGAATTCATTGGCTACGCCGTAGACGGGGCGCGGCGGATGCAGAGACTAATCAGCGATTTGTTGAACTATTCCCGCGTCAGTACCCGTGGACAACCCTTTGTATTGGTTGATTGTCAGACTGTTTTAGCAAAGGCGATCGCTAATCTCCAAGTAGCAATCAAAGAAAGTGGTGCAGTAATCACCCATGACTCCTTACCCCAAGTAAGAGCTGATACTACCCAAATGCTGCAAGTGTTTCAAAACTTCATCAGTAACGCCATCAAATTTAGTCGGGAAGAACCACCCAAAATTCATATCGGCGCGGTGAAGAGAACAGTCACCCCAGATGAAAAACATACAAATCTCAACCTGACAGAAACCGAATGGTTATTCTCAGTGCGCGATAATGGAATTGGTTTAGAAACTCAATATGCGGAACGCATCTTTGTGATTTTTCAGCGCTTACATGGTAGAAGTAAGTATCCAGGTACTGGTATTGGTCTAGCAATTTGCAAGAAAATTATCGAACGTCATCACGGTAGTATCTGGGTTGAGTCGGAACCGGGTCAAGGCTCGATTTTTTACTTTACAATTCCAGATAAAGCAGGATAG